A genomic window from Halogeometricum borinquense DSM 11551 includes:
- a CDS encoding MFS transporter, producing the protein MSVDNSRRALAVVFVIVFVDLLGFGILIPVIPLYALSFGATEFVGSLLIASYSAMQFLAAPFLGRLSDTRGRRPVLLLSLTGSVIAWTLFGLAGSLAVLFAARMLAGVMGGNIATAQAYIADVTPPEDRARGLGLLGAAFGLGFIFGPALGGFFASEFVVSAAQSVFPAWLPATEFSLPSFAAAAITGTNLVAAYVLLPESRPPEERVASRERDRESRLTELADALRTHGLGTLVVAFFLVSFAFSALESQFIFLTNDQYGYGATENAILLTYFGVIIAIVQGGLIGPLTDRYGEYRVAIAGAAIQVFTLAAVPFAPYFGSYIPSVEPLLPVGPTLPSAVIALGVIVTPLAFGNAITNVSLNTLVSRSATADEQGGAFGLTQSAGSLARTFGPALAGFLYTAIDYWAPFVLGGALMIPIVVLLARLDVSLVAGTSESPRTETPE; encoded by the coding sequence ATGAGCGTAGACAACTCCCGGCGTGCCCTCGCTGTCGTCTTCGTTATCGTTTTCGTCGATCTGCTGGGATTCGGTATTCTCATTCCGGTCATTCCCCTGTACGCGCTCTCGTTCGGGGCGACGGAGTTCGTCGGGAGCCTCCTCATTGCCTCCTATTCTGCGATGCAGTTTCTCGCCGCGCCGTTCCTCGGCCGACTGTCGGACACGCGCGGTCGCCGTCCGGTTCTCTTGCTTTCGCTGACCGGGTCGGTCATCGCGTGGACGTTATTCGGTCTTGCCGGGTCGTTGGCAGTTCTCTTTGCCGCGCGGATGCTCGCAGGCGTGATGGGCGGCAACATCGCCACCGCGCAGGCGTACATCGCCGACGTGACGCCCCCGGAGGACCGCGCCCGCGGCCTCGGACTCCTCGGCGCGGCGTTCGGTCTGGGTTTTATTTTCGGTCCCGCGTTGGGCGGCTTCTTCGCCAGCGAGTTCGTCGTCTCCGCCGCACAGTCGGTGTTCCCGGCGTGGCTTCCGGCAACGGAGTTCTCGTTGCCGAGCTTCGCTGCTGCTGCCATCACGGGGACGAACCTAGTAGCCGCGTACGTCCTGTTGCCCGAATCGCGCCCGCCGGAAGAACGTGTGGCGTCGCGGGAGCGCGACCGCGAGTCGCGTCTCACCGAGCTAGCCGATGCCCTGCGTACGCACGGTCTCGGAACGCTCGTCGTCGCCTTTTTCCTCGTCTCCTTTGCGTTCTCGGCCTTAGAGAGCCAGTTCATCTTTCTCACGAACGATCAGTACGGCTACGGAGCGACGGAGAACGCCATCCTGTTGACGTATTTCGGGGTCATTATCGCCATCGTACAGGGCGGACTCATCGGACCGCTGACAGACCGTTACGGTGAGTACCGCGTCGCTATCGCAGGGGCAGCAATACAGGTGTTCACGCTCGCGGCCGTTCCCTTCGCTCCGTACTTTGGCTCCTACATCCCATCTGTCGAGCCGTTGCTTCCGGTGGGACCGACGCTTCCGTCGGCGGTTATCGCTCTCGGCGTCATCGTGACACCGTTGGCGTTCGGCAACGCCATCACGAACGTCTCGTTGAACACGCTGGTTTCCCGATCCGCGACCGCCGACGAACAGGGCGGCGCGTTCGGACTCACGCAGAGTGCGGGCAGTCTCGCGCGGACGTTCGGCCCTGCCCTCGCGGGGTTTCTCTACACTGCCATCGATTACTGGGCACCGTTCGTCCTCGGCGGGGCGTTGATGATTCCCATCGTCGTTCTCCTCGCGCGACTTGACGTGTCGCTGGTAGCGGGCACGAGTGAATCACCTCGCACCGAGACGCCCGAGTGA
- a CDS encoding DUF7543 family protein, which translates to MSWHNVRADDRITEWERSDGTVTIRLRHSPNGTWTVRLDRLHQSDEGRGYRRERLDTEEAAREVVAAWQDEYDLEDE; encoded by the coding sequence ATGAGTTGGCACAACGTCCGCGCGGACGACCGAATCACCGAGTGGGAGCGGAGCGACGGCACTGTGACAATCCGACTCCGTCACAGTCCGAACGGCACGTGGACGGTCCGATTGGACCGCCTTCACCAGTCCGACGAGGGGCGTGGCTACCGGAGAGAACGTCTGGATACCGAAGAAGCGGCGCGGGAAGTCGTCGCCGCGTGGCAGGACGAGTACGACCTCGAAGACGAGTAA
- a CDS encoding DHH family phosphoesterase, whose amino-acid sequence MQRRLVLGCGSAAQRAVERLAEWPGTLTVLSQRSGVVDSFRDDGVSAERCAPTDHEAFPEEVDVVFVASDDAAANLDVALTARERFPDAYLLAYVGSDADHDTREALDELADRLVDGRRILTDRLTELTEGAAADRLHRLFRVLKSLSGPLAVVMHDNPDPDAIASALALVRIAESVGLDADPCYFGDISHQENRALVNLLDIDLVNLERGEDTDDYGGIALVDHSRPGVNDGLPKDTEVDIVVDHHPPRAPVEARYLDLRRELGATSTLMTNYLRRLGIEPDATVATALLFGIRIDTRDFTREVSSDDFEAAAWLVSYADLSTLQRVESPSMGPEVLDTLARAIQNRDVRGDVLATNVGEIRNRDALAQASDHLLNMEGIRLTVVYGFKDGTVYVSGRARGTDVDLGETLRDALSPIGSAGGHADMAGAQIPLGILADVGPESRESLSRVVTDVISGRLFETLEDATRTFGASESERDLAFEFPPDEW is encoded by the coding sequence ATGCAACGGCGGTTGGTCCTCGGCTGTGGGTCGGCCGCGCAACGGGCCGTCGAACGGTTGGCCGAGTGGCCCGGAACGTTGACCGTGCTATCACAGCGTTCTGGTGTCGTTGATTCGTTCCGCGACGACGGCGTCTCAGCGGAACGGTGCGCACCGACCGATCACGAGGCGTTCCCCGAGGAGGTGGATGTAGTGTTCGTCGCCAGCGACGACGCCGCAGCCAACCTCGATGTGGCCCTTACGGCGCGCGAACGCTTCCCCGACGCGTATCTCCTCGCCTACGTAGGCAGCGACGCCGACCACGACACGCGCGAGGCACTTGATGAACTGGCGGACCGACTCGTGGACGGGCGACGTATACTCACGGATCGGCTCACCGAACTGACCGAGGGAGCGGCCGCAGACAGACTCCACCGACTGTTCCGGGTCCTCAAGAGCCTCAGCGGTCCCCTCGCGGTCGTCATGCACGACAACCCGGACCCAGACGCCATCGCCAGCGCACTGGCGCTGGTTCGTATTGCAGAGAGCGTCGGTCTCGACGCTGATCCCTGCTACTTCGGAGATATCTCCCATCAGGAGAACCGCGCACTGGTCAATTTACTCGATATCGATCTGGTGAATCTCGAACGCGGGGAGGACACTGATGACTACGGTGGAATCGCCCTCGTGGATCACTCTCGACCGGGGGTGAACGATGGCCTGCCGAAGGACACTGAGGTAGATATCGTGGTGGACCACCATCCACCACGGGCACCCGTCGAGGCGCGCTATCTCGACCTGCGCCGGGAACTCGGTGCAACGAGTACGCTGATGACGAACTACCTCCGCCGACTGGGTATCGAACCGGATGCGACAGTTGCGACGGCGCTTTTGTTCGGTATCCGTATCGACACGCGCGATTTCACCCGCGAGGTATCGTCGGACGACTTCGAGGCGGCGGCGTGGTTGGTGTCGTACGCCGATCTATCGACGCTCCAACGCGTGGAGTCTCCGAGCATGGGACCGGAGGTATTAGATACGTTGGCACGAGCCATTCAGAACCGCGACGTGCGCGGTGACGTACTGGCGACGAACGTCGGTGAGATTCGGAACCGGGATGCACTCGCACAGGCGTCCGACCATCTCCTCAATATGGAGGGAATCCGCCTCACGGTCGTATACGGCTTCAAAGACGGAACGGTCTACGTCTCCGGTCGAGCGCGCGGAACAGATGTAGACCTCGGTGAGACGCTCAGAGACGCGCTCAGCCCCATCGGGAGCGCCGGTGGGCACGCGGATATGGCGGGTGCGCAGATTCCATTGGGCATTCTCGCCGATGTCGGCCCTGAGTCCCGCGAATCACTGTCGCGGGTCGTTACGGACGTGATCTCCGGACGGTTGTTTGAGACGCTCGAAGACGCCACGCGGACGTTCGGAGCGAGCGAGTCCGAACGCGACCTCGCCTTCGAGTTCCCGCCCGACGAGTGGTGA
- a CDS encoding CBS domain-containing protein, with translation MNGKAAVKEYMTREVQTVSPADSVADVAKRIVESDGHNGFPVCEGRKVEGFVTARDLLLENDEAPIFTVMTEDIIVAHPDMAVNDAARVILRSGIQKLPVVDDAGNLVGIISNTDVIRSQIERATPEKVGKLMRTLEQIHGITIHQEHDSVELDALIPTQGRVYADELEGRKYELERGLAEPLVVINNNGTYILADGHHRVMAAHQLGTGQMDAYIIVVDDPIELGMQRTAEKEGLNSIEDIDVVDYARHPLVETTHRLQRD, from the coding sequence ATGAACGGGAAGGCAGCCGTCAAGGAATATATGACCCGAGAAGTGCAGACGGTATCCCCCGCAGACTCCGTCGCGGACGTTGCAAAGCGCATTGTCGAAAGCGACGGACACAACGGGTTTCCGGTGTGCGAGGGTCGGAAAGTCGAGGGATTCGTGACAGCCCGCGACCTCCTTCTCGAGAACGATGAGGCACCGATTTTCACAGTCATGACCGAAGACATCATCGTCGCACATCCGGATATGGCGGTCAACGACGCCGCGCGTGTGATCCTCCGCTCGGGGATCCAGAAACTCCCGGTCGTGGACGACGCCGGTAACCTCGTCGGCATTATCTCCAACACAGATGTCATCCGGTCACAGATCGAGCGCGCGACGCCCGAGAAGGTGGGGAAGCTAATGCGGACGCTCGAACAGATACACGGGATCACCATCCACCAAGAGCACGATTCGGTCGAACTCGACGCCCTCATTCCGACGCAGGGACGCGTGTACGCCGACGAACTCGAAGGGCGGAAGTACGAACTCGAACGCGGACTCGCTGAACCGCTCGTCGTCATCAACAACAACGGGACGTACATTCTCGCTGACGGCCACCATCGGGTGATGGCCGCTCACCAACTTGGTACCGGTCAGATGGACGCGTATATCATCGTCGTTGACGACCCCATCGAACTCGGGATGCAACGGACAGCGGAAAAAGAGGGGTTAAACTCGATCGAAGATATCGACGTGGTTGACTACGCGCGACATCCGCTCGTAGAGACGACGCACCGGTTACAACGCGACTAA